The genomic stretch ACGGTCCTCTCGCTCCAGCACCGCCGCATCCCGCCGATCGCCAACCTCCAGGCGCCCGCGCCCGAGTTCGACATCGACTGCGTCACCAAGCAACCCCGCCGCCAGGACCTGCGCACCGCCGTCAGCCACTCCTTCGGCTTCGGCGGCCACAACGTCGTCCTCGTCCTCACCGCGCCCTGATTGCGACCTCCGAATGTTCCGCCGCACCATCTCCGCGGAAACCCCTGCAAGAGATCGGCTCAATCGCAGTCGCCAACTTCCCGGCCATGAATCCGCCCAATCACCGTCCCTGGTGAAGATGTTGAACTGCACCAGGCGGTCATCGAAACAGCCGGACGTAGGCTCCTGGCAGGGCAATGTCCACGGCCCGCCGACGGGGCAGCCTGCGCACAGGTTCACCCGCCTCGACGCTCAGCGGGGTGGCAGCGTGCTTTCACCGGATGTAGTCCGTCACGGGCTCGGAAACGATCCTGGACCGACGCATCATCACGCCACGGCCGACGGTCTCCCTCACCATGCCCTGCCAGTCGGGCCACCACCGTGCCGTCGGGTCGAGGTCGACGTGGCCTGTGCGCTTGGACTGCTCGAACTCCTCGGCCTCGTCACCGACGCCGTACGCGTCACGCATCTCCAGATGCACCGCGCCATGGCGCGTACACGGCGCGGCTCGTGCGGACGGCGCCGTAACCGACGTGGGCGCTCACCAGCGACCTGCGCGACCTGCGCGTACCGGCCCGGACGGGAGCGCGCCGTCGCAGCGCTGCGCACCAGCCACCAGTCCTTCACACAACGCGCGCCGATCCACCCGGCCAGAGCCGGTAACCGCCGCATGATGCCGACGGCTCTGCAACTCCCCAGGGGCGCGGGGAACTGCGCGACAAGCGACAACGGACCCGCAGCCCGAAGACGCCCGCACCTCCCACGAGCCGGACCGCCCTCCACCGGCCCGCAGCCGAACAAACCGCTCAGGGCCCCACACTGCTAACGCACCGCAGGTCACCGCGCCTCAGCCGCGCGCAGCTGCTCCACCGTAGGTGCCGTACCCCCCAGATGGGCCGGCAGCCACCAGGAGTCCTCAAGGCCCTTGGGGCGGCCCGGGTAGGCGCGCTGTGCGGCCTCCAGCACTTCCTGGACGGCCTCGCGCAGCCGGCGGGTGATCGCGCCCGCGTACTGGTCGCGGGGTGCCTCGACCGCCTCGCCGACCCGCATGGTGATGGGCAGGTGGTCGCGCTTCAGGTTGCGGGGGTGGCCCTTCGTCCACAGCCGCTGGGTGCCCCACACCGCCATCGGGATCAGCGGGACGCCGGCGTCCTGGGCGAGGCGCGCCGCACCGGACTTGAAGCTCTTCAGCGTGAACGACTGCGAGATGGTGGCCTCCGGGAAGACCCCGACCACCTCGCCCGAACGCAGCGAGTCCAGCGCGTGCGCGTAGGCCGTCTCGCCCTGCTTGCGGTCCACCGGGATGTGCTTCATGCCGCGCATCAGCGGACCGGAGATCCGGTGCCGGAAGACGGACTCCTTAGCCATGAAGCGCACCAGCCGCTTCTGCG from Streptomyces roseochromogenus subsp. oscitans DS 12.976 encodes the following:
- a CDS encoding DUF6879 family protein; its protein translation is MRDAYGVGDEAEEFEQSKRTGHVDLDPTARWWPDWQGMVRETVGRGVMMRRSRIVSEPVTDYIR
- a CDS encoding lysophospholipid acyltransferase family protein — encoded protein: MAELVYRPVIGFAKTLFKVWDLKIDCQGSENVPRSGGAVLVSNHISYLDFVFNGLAALPQKRLVRFMAKESVFRHRISGPLMRGMKHIPVDRKQGETAYAHALDSLRSGEVVGVFPEATISQSFTLKSFKSGAARLAQDAGVPLIPMAVWGTQRLWTKGHPRNLKRDHLPITMRVGEAVEAPRDQYAGAITRRLREAVQEVLEAAQRAYPGRPKGLEDSWWLPAHLGGTAPTVEQLRAAEAR